In Bacillus sp. NP247, one DNA window encodes the following:
- a CDS encoding MerR family transcriptional regulator, protein MYTIGQVAKFLGVSRDTLKFYEEKDLVKPKQSIENGYRKYNQFDIYDITTVNFYREMDIEIKKIQELRKSKSIEGIKSLLEEKEQEVLEEIEYKKLLLKKLQIVKEDCGKIKRFLGEYTVKEMKPLEIKGEIEHFTAYDEYESLKKNTDSLKKAVTLTSLRRVISFNEEGIIEDKFIIVRKVENFDKEIEGEVLSHPKCIYTVIEDGRWSTGGKSIDHNVEASLRKVAIEKGYEFLGLVYINQLLTTYEDGLERIFLEIYAPIK, encoded by the coding sequence ATGTACACAATTGGACAAGTCGCTAAATTTTTAGGTGTATCTAGGGATACTTTGAAGTTTTATGAGGAAAAAGATTTGGTCAAGCCTAAGCAAAGTATCGAAAATGGGTATAGAAAATATAATCAGTTTGATATTTATGATATAACAACGGTAAATTTCTATAGGGAAATGGATATTGAAATAAAAAAAATTCAGGAATTAAGAAAGAGTAAGAGTATCGAGGGAATAAAATCATTATTAGAAGAGAAAGAACAAGAAGTGTTAGAGGAAATAGAATATAAAAAACTTCTTTTAAAAAAGCTTCAAATAGTGAAAGAAGATTGCGGAAAAATCAAACGATTCTTAGGAGAATACACAGTAAAAGAAATGAAGCCTTTAGAAATAAAAGGAGAAATAGAACATTTTACTGCGTATGATGAATATGAATCTTTGAAAAAGAACACGGACAGCTTAAAAAAAGCAGTTACTTTAACATCTTTACGAAGAGTCATAAGTTTTAATGAAGAAGGTATTATAGAGGATAAATTTATAATTGTAAGAAAAGTAGAGAACTTTGATAAAGAAATAGAAGGTGAAGTTCTATCGCATCCAAAATGTATTTATACAGTTATTGAAGATGGAAGATGGTCAACTGGTGGGAAAAGTATTGATCATAATGTGGAAGCTAGTTTAAGAAAAGTAGCAATAGAAAAAGGGTATGAATTTTTGGGGCTAGTTTATATAAATCAATTATTGACCACTTATGAAGATGGGCTTGAACGTATATTTTTAGAAATTTATGCACCTATAAAATAA
- a CDS encoding ester cyclase — protein sequence MTPEQIVRKFFDEVRSGNNPDYSNQLMAEKVLAHQIVSEEEQTVCRTPEDYTEHVREMIEVYGNFSLEIQEFLVQGSKVYVRWKQVGMHLGEIDGYQPTGLPIIQIASAVYRVEDGKIAEYWIQIDRSGIQNQLERNKNIQ from the coding sequence ATGACGCCAGAACAAATTGTTAGAAAATTTTTTGATGAAGTACGTTCGGGGAATAATCCTGACTATTCAAATCAATTAATGGCAGAAAAAGTATTGGCACATCAAATTGTATCTGAAGAAGAACAAACAGTTTGCAGAACACCTGAAGATTATACTGAACATGTAAGAGAGATGATTGAAGTATACGGTAATTTTTCTTTAGAAATTCAAGAATTTTTAGTACAAGGAAGTAAAGTATATGTACGTTGGAAACAAGTAGGTATGCATCTAGGAGAAATCGATGGATATCAACCTACAGGACTCCCAATAATTCAAATAGCAAGTGCGGTGTATAGAGTAGAAGATGGAAAAATTGCAGAGTATTGGATTCAAATTGATAGGTCAGGAATTCAAAACCAATTAGAGCGCAATAAAAATATTCAGTAG
- a CDS encoding class I SAM-dependent methyltransferase — protein MCVKQGEASVTSLVSAFGRAYHSEFDSPKIFDDYVAKDLISQKERNNIEMNMVQGIHFFNKDIAEKFQDNPKEILKWITQVQLSPTPLARAAYCERVLLHEITLGAKQYVILGAGLDTFSFRHRELENKIEIFEVDHPSTQQAKKVRVKEAEFEIPNNLHFVSMDFTKGFSYEQLRNDGFQNKKTFFSLLGVAYYLTKEELSSLIECLFESVPAGSSIVFDYPDENLFTEKGLSNRVENMVKMAEVGGEPMKSCFSYREMEALLEKSGLLIYEHLSPEDINKLYFEGRNDFLEAFETVHYVHAVKK, from the coding sequence ATGTGCGTGAAACAAGGTGAAGCAAGTGTAACGTCGTTAGTATCAGCTTTTGGAAGGGCATATCATAGTGAATTTGATAGTCCTAAAATCTTTGATGATTATGTAGCTAAAGATTTAATTTCACAAAAAGAACGTAACAATATTGAAATGAACATGGTTCAAGGGATACATTTTTTCAATAAAGACATTGCAGAGAAGTTTCAAGACAATCCAAAAGAAATATTAAAATGGATTACGCAAGTTCAGTTGTCACCAACACCTTTAGCACGTGCAGCCTATTGTGAACGAGTATTACTACATGAAATTACACTAGGAGCAAAACAATACGTCATACTCGGTGCGGGATTAGATACGTTCAGTTTTAGACACCGAGAATTAGAAAATAAAATAGAAATATTTGAAGTGGATCATCCTTCTACGCAACAGGCTAAGAAGGTAAGAGTGAAAGAAGCAGAATTTGAAATTCCAAATAACCTTCATTTTGTTTCGATGGATTTTACGAAAGGATTTTCCTATGAACAGTTACGCAATGACGGATTTCAAAATAAAAAGACTTTCTTTAGTCTTTTAGGTGTTGCGTATTATTTAACGAAAGAGGAACTTTCCAGTTTAATAGAATGTTTATTTGAGTCGGTTCCAGCAGGGAGTTCCATCGTTTTCGATTATCCTGATGAAAACTTATTTACGGAAAAAGGATTGTCCAATCGAGTTGAAAACATGGTGAAAATGGCTGAAGTAGGCGGAGAACCGATGAAATCATGTTTTTCTTATCGCGAAATGGAAGCACTGTTAGAGAAGTCCGGTTTACTCATTTATGAACACTTATCACCAGAGGATATAAATAAATTATATTTTGAGGGACGAAACGATTTTTTAGAAGCTTTTGAGACGGTGCATTACGTTCATGCGGTGAAGAAGTAG
- a CDS encoding DUF4188 domain-containing protein encodes MGAKIFNGRHIANSKDKEFVVFIIGMRINNLLEFWKWIPVFNAMGPMIKELYQNPQWGFLHTEFLFSWRKVILIQYWKGFDELVNYAHGENHSYAWKSYNNKIKDNGSVGVFHETYQIEKGASEAIYVNMPKTGLSRATEHIPVSQDTNTAQKRMNK; translated from the coding sequence GTGGGAGCTAAAATTTTTAATGGCAGGCATATAGCCAATAGCAAGGATAAAGAATTTGTTGTTTTTATTATTGGTATGCGTATTAATAACTTATTGGAATTTTGGAAGTGGATACCAGTTTTTAATGCTATGGGACCTATGATTAAAGAATTGTATCAAAACCCACAATGGGGTTTCTTACATACAGAATTCTTATTTAGTTGGAGAAAAGTAATTTTAATTCAATACTGGAAGGGATTCGACGAATTAGTAAACTATGCTCACGGAGAAAACCATTCATATGCTTGGAAATCATACAATAATAAGATTAAAGATAATGGGAGTGTCGGTGTTTTTCACGAAACTTATCAAATAGAAAAAGGTGCTTCTGAAGCAATCTATGTTAATATGCCAAAAACAGGTTTATCTAGAGCTACCGAACACATACCAGTATCTCAAGATACTAATACTGCTCAAAAAAGAATGAATAAATAA
- a CDS encoding ATP-binding protein has protein sequence MKRLVIITVGKTHSGKTTFARELEKELPHSFVMDQDNQAEFINMHYEKLQPTEGPNTFKHSLSKFIVDYAKEYTNLHLIICNSNRSRNGRMYLLNELFKKEEYVRILVHFDIPDDVLYERVARSTRNTNIFRGNYSSFKEVLNRQQTESLHEDVVDPVENEADYLFVIRNNKDVNSTIEEIVHLAEDLSPIQK, from the coding sequence ATGAAACGATTAGTCATTATTACCGTGGGAAAAACCCACAGTGGAAAAACTACATTTGCTAGAGAACTAGAAAAAGAGTTACCCCACTCTTTCGTTATGGATCAAGATAACCAAGCTGAATTTATTAACATGCATTATGAAAAATTACAGCCAACTGAAGGCCCTAATACATTTAAGCACAGTCTTTCGAAATTCATTGTTGATTATGCAAAAGAATATACAAATTTACACCTTATCATTTGCAACTCAAATAGAAGCCGGAACGGCCGGATGTATTTGCTAAATGAACTGTTTAAGAAAGAGGAATATGTACGCATACTCGTTCATTTTGACATTCCAGATGACGTACTTTATGAAAGAGTGGCTCGTAGTACACGAAATACGAATATCTTTAGAGGTAATTATTCTAGTTTCAAAGAAGTGTTAAATCGCCAACAAACTGAATCACTGCATGAAGATGTAGTAGACCCTGTAGAAAATGAGGCTGATTATTTGTTTGTTATTCGCAATAATAAGGATGTAAACTCTACTATAGAAGAAATTGTTCATCTTGCTGAAGATTTGTCTCCTATCCAAAAATAA